Proteins found in one Thalassomonas actiniarum genomic segment:
- a CDS encoding alpha/beta hydrolase has protein sequence MTKSLILVLLFSLPLLTVQASGTNDFTLPKIQVVPIKDTRENRQYELYIKLPEEYEKHKDKSYPVLYFTDAIWHVELLSAATEFLLEEVILVGISWQKDISEDLQKELGAHVSRYRDYSINKSSNPERQAKYQFGQASNHLAFIRQDVIKHIEKNYRTQPDNRSYFGYSAGGLFGTYILMAQPDTFKNYILGSPSLWRNIPLLSELGAKAALKHKGLNANVFISYGTLEKELGEHIREFTQLLKSRNDNSLSLKHPVIEGSHQTAFPLTGVRSMTWLSNLTKAGAKS, from the coding sequence ATGACCAAGAGTTTAATCCTGGTGCTGTTATTTTCACTACCTTTGTTAACAGTCCAGGCAAGCGGAACAAATGATTTCACCTTACCGAAAATACAAGTTGTCCCTATCAAAGACACCCGGGAAAACAGGCAGTATGAGCTGTATATCAAGCTGCCCGAGGAATACGAAAAACATAAAGATAAGAGCTATCCTGTGCTCTATTTTACCGACGCCATCTGGCATGTCGAATTATTATCCGCTGCCACTGAATTTCTGCTGGAAGAGGTTATTCTGGTTGGCATTTCCTGGCAGAAGGACATCAGTGAAGACTTACAGAAAGAACTTGGGGCACATGTCAGTCGCTATCGGGATTATTCGATAAACAAGTCAAGCAACCCGGAACGCCAGGCTAAATATCAATTCGGCCAGGCAAGTAATCATCTGGCATTTATTCGTCAAGATGTCATTAAACATATAGAAAAAAACTACCGAACCCAGCCTGACAATCGCAGCTATTTTGGTTATTCCGCCGGAGGTTTATTTGGCACTTATATCTTAATGGCACAACCCGATACCTTTAAAAACTACATTCTTGGCAGCCCGTCACTTTGGAGAAATATTCCCCTGCTCTCTGAACTTGGCGCTAAGGCAGCTTTAAAACATAAGGGCCTAAATGCCAACGTTTTTATTTCATACGGCACCTTGGAGAAGGAACTGGGCGAACATATCAGGGAATTCACTCAGCTGCTGAAAAGCAGAAACGATAACAGTTTGTCTTTAAAGCATCCGGTGATTGAGGGTAGCCACCAGACAGCGTTTCCTCTGACCGGCGTACGCAGCATGACCTGGTTATCAAACTTAACCAAAGCAGGAGCTAAATCATGA